Proteins encoded in a region of the Pseudomonas shahriarae genome:
- a CDS encoding DUF2076 domain-containing protein, with protein sequence MNSEEQTLIDGLFSRLQQAETDSAPRDAQAEARIKEHITRQPAAGYFMTQAILVQEAAIKSLDAQNKQQAQQIQQLQDELQRAKTTQPATSGGGFLSSIFGGSSREPQPAPSAPASGAGGWREPTRPGFSAPTPQQSFGIQQQNYQQPQQAAPAGGGFLGGALKTAAGVAGGVMLAQGISSLFSHNQQPQVVEEIVREEPAPASDNGGWGNDEQRFADNDSADSGYADDSSFFGDDDSFV encoded by the coding sequence ATGAACAGCGAAGAGCAAACCCTGATCGACGGACTGTTTTCACGGTTGCAGCAAGCCGAAACGGACTCAGCCCCCCGCGACGCCCAGGCAGAAGCGCGGATCAAGGAGCACATCACTCGCCAACCGGCCGCCGGGTATTTCATGACCCAGGCGATTCTGGTGCAGGAAGCCGCGATCAAAAGCCTGGATGCGCAGAACAAGCAGCAGGCGCAACAGATCCAGCAATTGCAGGATGAACTGCAACGGGCCAAGACAACGCAGCCGGCCACCAGCGGTGGTGGGTTCCTGTCGAGCATCTTTGGCGGCAGCTCCCGCGAGCCGCAGCCTGCGCCGAGCGCGCCGGCCTCTGGCGCGGGTGGTTGGCGCGAGCCGACTCGGCCCGGCTTCAGCGCGCCGACGCCGCAACAGAGCTTTGGCATCCAGCAACAGAACTATCAGCAACCCCAGCAGGCGGCGCCCGCAGGTGGTGGTTTTCTTGGTGGCGCCCTGAAAACCGCCGCCGGGGTGGCCGGGGGTGTGATGCTGGCCCAAGGCATCAGCAGCCTGTTCAGCCACAACCAGCAGCCGCAGGTGGTGGAAGAGATCGTTCGCGAAGAGCCGGCGCCTGCCAGTGACAACGGCGGCTGGGGCAATGACGAGCAGCGTTTCGCTGACAATGACAGCGCCGACAGCGGTTATGCCGACGATTCTTCCTTCTTTGGCGACGACGACTCCTTCGTCTGA